A genomic segment from Geitlerinema sp. PCC 7407 encodes:
- a CDS encoding YqaE/Pmp3 family membrane protein, translated as MDLIRIICAIFLPPLGVFLQVGIGPQFWINILLTLFGYIPGIVHAIWVIAKK; from the coding sequence ATGGACCTTATTCGAATTATTTGCGCGATTTTCCTGCCGCCGCTGGGCGTTTTTCTACAGGTCGGCATTGGCCCTCAGTTCTGGATCAACATTTTGCTGACGCTGTTTGGCTATATTCCCGGAATTGTTCATGCTATTTGGGTAATCGCTAAGAAATAG
- a CDS encoding agmatinase family protein: MSTSTDRLQSYDPSGIGVDNGNLYGLPFDYDSAQTIVFGVPWEVTVSYGAGTAQGPRAVLEASRQLDLYDFDHPEGWRSGIFMQEIPAAIAHQSDTLRQQAARIIDHLEQGQPLESDPALVQLLQQINQACEGMNQWLYGETKRAIAGGKRVGVIGGDHSVPLGYLRALAEHHSDFGILHIDAHADLRDAYEGFQYSHASIMFNALQIPQISKLVQVGIRDVCHDEVQRVQQSGDRIVSYYDPLLKSKGYAGIPWRDLCRDIVAELPQKVYVSFDVDGLDPKLCPHTGTPVPGGLELEEAFCLFRELVHSDRQIIGFDVCEVGNDEWDGNVGARAVYKLCNLMSLSHTKA, translated from the coding sequence ATGAGCACCTCAACCGATCGGCTCCAAAGCTACGACCCCAGCGGTATCGGCGTTGATAATGGCAATCTCTACGGGCTGCCCTTTGACTACGACAGCGCCCAAACCATCGTGTTTGGGGTGCCCTGGGAGGTGACGGTTTCCTACGGCGCAGGCACGGCCCAAGGCCCCAGGGCGGTCCTGGAGGCCTCGCGCCAGCTCGATCTGTACGATTTCGACCATCCGGAGGGCTGGCGCAGCGGCATCTTTATGCAGGAGATTCCGGCGGCGATCGCCCACCAGAGCGACACCCTCCGTCAGCAGGCGGCCCGGATCATCGACCACCTCGAACAGGGCCAGCCCCTCGAGAGCGACCCCGCGCTGGTACAGCTCCTCCAGCAGATCAATCAAGCCTGCGAGGGGATGAATCAGTGGCTCTATGGGGAAACCAAACGGGCGATCGCGGGCGGCAAGCGAGTGGGAGTGATCGGCGGCGATCACAGCGTGCCCCTGGGCTATCTGCGCGCCCTGGCCGAGCACCATTCTGACTTTGGGATTTTGCACATCGACGCCCACGCCGACCTGCGGGACGCCTACGAAGGCTTCCAGTACTCCCACGCCTCGATCATGTTCAATGCCCTCCAGATTCCCCAGATTTCCAAGCTGGTTCAGGTGGGGATTCGGGATGTGTGCCACGACGAAGTGCAGCGAGTGCAGCAGTCCGGCGATCGCATCGTCAGCTACTACGATCCCCTGCTCAAGTCCAAGGGCTACGCTGGCATCCCCTGGCGCGACCTGTGCCGAGACATCGTCGCTGAGCTACCCCAAAAGGTCTACGTCAGCTTCGATGTGGACGGCCTCGACCCCAAGCTCTGTCCCCACACCGGCACTCCAGTCCCCGGCGGCCTCGAGCTAGAGGAGGCCTTTTGCCTGTTTCGGGAGCTGGTGCACAGCGATCGCCAGATTATCGGATTCGACGTTTGCGAAGTGGGCAACGACGAATGGGACGGCAACGTCGGTGCCCGAGCGGTTTACAAGCTCTGCAACCTCATGAGCCTGTCTCACACCAAAGCCTAA
- a CDS encoding AAA family ATPase, with protein MNANTLSAEMICVLKSANPFSRSPVVTNQDVWGKGFPDLQSHNAHASDAVLKAIENSRNGQCAKTSIVFSAEPGVGKSHVISRIHHQIQKQGGTIFVYASFGKFSDLSRIKYQFQQILSESLMQTGSEEVSQWQELAVLLLKDICRVKYPKVKLPETYPKVFEMFSKTIPKNPSLLDNLVTAARQLGLQGLDPDIIRAILLTLSNDCSYAMKWLSGKDLAEKIADRLVLPNLDREEREQQTFDVVRQLIDFIGHYRELVICFDEIDGTGCDDSGYSKAQIVSQLVKDLFDNLTKGIILTVMMPATWKEQILALSTGSGIADRVSSHGDIIRLNYLNENSVVDLVKLWLQEFYAEKGINPPTPLFPFEESQLREIGQERPTVRKMLKWCQQNWHISPDIIVEPDPLIEKTKVEDIFTKLINDQKVDLLDDVDLLDEALRFSFSELVSKTIEGVKITDVEKVEPAKENNGYINFKIVGEEEGQKIVIGISIRQESSWQSVTAGLKRLINYEKFGLTRGCLLRSKEINSSWSAYAIVQKLRYELGGEWVSLQEQDLKPLVAACLIRNSAAEYEVLPEELKAFLEQNQTLEKNPLIKEIMSKPSGELPEGLSPDEMLISFPSSDDSDESDDSGLTFI; from the coding sequence ATGAACGCTAATACCCTCTCGGCTGAGATGATTTGTGTCCTCAAATCTGCCAACCCTTTCAGTCGATCGCCAGTTGTCACCAATCAAGATGTCTGGGGCAAAGGATTTCCAGACTTACAGTCTCACAACGCCCACGCGTCTGACGCAGTTCTAAAAGCTATCGAAAACAGCAGAAATGGCCAATGCGCTAAAACTTCTATCGTGTTTTCGGCTGAACCAGGTGTTGGCAAAAGCCATGTAATCAGCCGCATTCACCATCAAATTCAAAAGCAGGGGGGGACAATCTTTGTTTATGCATCTTTTGGTAAATTCAGTGACTTAAGTCGAATTAAATATCAGTTTCAACAAATTCTCTCAGAGAGCTTGATGCAAACTGGTAGCGAGGAGGTCTCTCAATGGCAAGAATTAGCAGTTCTGCTCCTAAAGGATATTTGCAGAGTTAAATACCCTAAAGTTAAATTGCCAGAGACATATCCAAAGGTTTTCGAAATGTTTTCGAAAACAATACCAAAGAATCCATCTCTTTTGGATAACTTGGTTACGGCAGCAAGGCAGCTCGGTCTTCAGGGTCTTGATCCAGATATTATTCGCGCGATCCTTTTGACATTGTCAAATGATTGCTCCTACGCGATGAAGTGGCTTTCCGGTAAAGATCTAGCTGAGAAAATCGCTGATCGCCTAGTTTTGCCCAATCTTGATAGAGAGGAGAGAGAACAGCAAACCTTCGATGTAGTGCGTCAACTGATCGATTTTATTGGCCATTATCGAGAACTAGTTATTTGTTTTGATGAAATTGACGGTACAGGCTGTGATGATAGTGGATACTCCAAAGCTCAAATTGTAAGTCAGCTTGTAAAAGATCTCTTCGATAACTTGACTAAGGGCATCATTCTGACCGTCATGATGCCTGCAACTTGGAAAGAGCAAATCCTGGCCTTAAGTACAGGCTCTGGAATCGCCGATCGCGTTTCCTCTCATGGAGATATCATTCGTCTGAACTACCTAAATGAAAACTCTGTCGTTGATCTAGTCAAACTTTGGCTGCAAGAGTTTTATGCCGAGAAAGGTATCAATCCTCCTACCCCTCTTTTCCCTTTCGAAGAATCTCAACTCAGAGAGATTGGACAAGAGCGACCCACTGTTCGAAAAATGCTGAAATGGTGTCAGCAAAACTGGCATATTTCTCCTGATATCATTGTTGAACCTGATCCTTTGATAGAAAAAACAAAGGTTGAAGACATCTTCACTAAGTTGATAAATGACCAAAAAGTCGATCTGTTAGATGATGTTGATTTGTTAGATGAAGCTTTACGTTTTTCATTCTCAGAGCTTGTGAGTAAGACAATTGAAGGGGTGAAAATTACTGACGTCGAGAAAGTAGAGCCTGCTAAAGAAAACAACGGATACATCAACTTCAAGATTGTCGGAGAAGAAGAGGGACAAAAGATTGTCATTGGCATTTCAATCCGCCAAGAGTCTAGCTGGCAATCTGTAACAGCAGGTTTGAAAAGGCTGATAAATTATGAAAAGTTTGGCTTGACCCGAGGTTGTCTATTGCGATCGAAGGAAATTAATTCAAGCTGGTCTGCTTACGCTATTGTTCAAAAGCTTCGCTATGAATTAGGAGGTGAGTGGGTTTCGCTACAAGAGCAAGACTTAAAGCCCCTAGTGGCAGCCTGCTTGATTAGAAACTCAGCTGCTGAATACGAAGTGCTGCCAGAAGAACTAAAAGCGTTTCTTGAGCAGAATCAAACTCTTGAAAAGAATCCCTTGATTAAAGAAATTATGAGCAAGCCATCGGGTGAGTTGCCTGAGGGTTTATCACCGGATGAAATGCTTATCAGTTTCCCTAGCAGTGACGATTCGGATGAGTCTGATGACTCGGGTTTGACGTTTATCTAG
- the hsdR gene encoding EcoAI/FtnUII family type I restriction enzme subunit R, with protein sequence MANEANTCRHYVVPKLEKAGWDGLEHTYTEQYYFTAGKLKPKSRHQLRGHKKFADYVLLYAGSFPLAIVEAKQKRKDPNDGLDQAKDYAQILGVKFAYSTNGQGIVEHDFTTGLQSDVMDSFPSPDELWQRLRKSQGLNDELIAECLSKPFDAIADKLLAPFNPNNGKEPRYYQRIAINRAVEVILRGRQRLLITMATGTGKTSVAFQICWKLSRIGWNATGEHRSPRILFLADRNVLVDDPRNKDFAAFGEDKIRKIQGSATKGRELYFATYQAIAQDTMRPGLYREYSPNYFDLIIVDECHRGSARDESNWRAILNYFQPAYQLGLTATPKREDNVDTYAYFGNPIYTYSLKQGIEDGFLAPYRVYRISTRSDRDGWQAAEGELDRYGRTIPTELYQTPDFERKLVRKSRTWAIAQHITDFLKRTNRNAKTIVFCVDEEHVKEMVKALNNLNADITKDNPDYISRITSDAKELGKAKLYDFKDVQNTSHVIAVTSKLLTTGVDVPLCQNVVLARVIRSMTDFKQIIGRGTRVKEEKGKTYFNILDYTNSTVLFDDKEFDGEPDLIQESEIDDKGQTIPSSEHTQDFEQDEEDPNYGWHGLPSEEDDELPRKFYVDGDTEEIVDERRYDLTEDQQLQLSRLVDFTREEVRTLYRSSVEIQQRWVDPGQRSEILDLLAERGINFEDLKEVAGLPDVDPLDLLCHIAFDEPALTYRQRAEKLKRRSPDIFTRYGEDARVILETLLDKYAEHGVSELDVPTTFKVNFPGYNLQEIADKFGGVERLQAAMLQLQNLLYSA encoded by the coding sequence ATGGCTAATGAAGCAAATACTTGTCGTCACTATGTCGTGCCAAAGCTGGAAAAGGCAGGCTGGGACGGACTAGAACATACCTACACTGAGCAGTACTATTTCACCGCTGGAAAGCTGAAGCCAAAGAGTCGACACCAATTACGGGGTCACAAGAAGTTTGCGGATTACGTGTTGCTTTACGCAGGTAGTTTTCCCTTAGCCATTGTGGAAGCAAAGCAGAAACGGAAAGATCCGAATGACGGGCTTGACCAAGCTAAGGACTATGCACAAATTTTAGGTGTAAAGTTCGCCTATTCGACCAATGGTCAGGGGATTGTAGAGCACGACTTTACAACAGGTCTTCAGTCAGACGTGATGGATTCATTTCCAAGTCCTGACGAGCTATGGCAAAGGTTGAGAAAAAGCCAGGGCTTGAATGATGAACTTATCGCAGAATGTCTTTCAAAACCTTTTGATGCAATCGCAGATAAACTACTAGCTCCGTTCAATCCCAACAATGGCAAGGAACCTCGTTACTATCAGAGAATTGCGATCAACAGAGCAGTAGAAGTGATTTTGAGGGGACGACAGCGTCTGTTGATCACAATGGCTACAGGAACAGGAAAAACAAGTGTTGCTTTTCAAATCTGCTGGAAATTGTCTCGTATTGGATGGAATGCAACGGGAGAGCACCGATCGCCTCGTATCCTATTTTTAGCCGATCGAAATGTACTAGTCGATGATCCAAGGAATAAGGATTTTGCGGCTTTTGGTGAAGACAAAATTCGAAAGATTCAAGGTAGTGCCACAAAAGGAAGAGAGCTATATTTTGCTACTTATCAGGCGATCGCCCAAGACACAATGCGCCCTGGTTTGTATCGCGAATATAGTCCCAACTATTTTGATCTGATTATTGTGGATGAGTGTCATCGGGGCAGCGCCAGGGATGAAAGTAACTGGCGAGCAATTCTGAATTATTTTCAACCTGCCTATCAGCTGGGTTTGACAGCAACACCCAAACGGGAAGACAACGTAGACACCTATGCTTACTTTGGCAATCCCATCTACACCTACAGCTTGAAGCAAGGGATCGAGGATGGATTTCTTGCCCCCTATCGGGTGTATCGCATTTCTACTCGATCGGATAGGGATGGATGGCAAGCTGCTGAAGGAGAACTGGATCGCTATGGCCGCACTATTCCAACAGAGCTATATCAAACACCAGACTTCGAGCGGAAACTGGTCAGAAAGTCGAGAACTTGGGCGATCGCCCAACACATTACAGATTTTTTGAAGCGCACTAATCGCAACGCCAAAACCATCGTTTTCTGTGTAGATGAAGAGCATGTCAAAGAGATGGTAAAAGCACTCAATAATCTGAATGCTGATATCACCAAAGACAACCCAGACTACATCAGCCGCATCACCTCAGATGCCAAAGAACTGGGTAAAGCCAAGCTCTATGACTTCAAGGACGTACAGAATACAAGCCACGTGATCGCGGTAACGTCCAAGCTATTAACAACAGGTGTTGATGTGCCCCTATGTCAGAACGTGGTTTTGGCAAGGGTGATACGTTCCATGACAGATTTCAAGCAAATCATCGGACGTGGCACCCGCGTCAAGGAAGAAAAGGGCAAAACTTACTTTAATATTCTGGATTACACCAACAGTACGGTCCTATTTGACGATAAAGAGTTTGATGGAGAACCGGACCTGATCCAAGAGTCTGAGATTGATGATAAGGGGCAAACAATTCCGAGTAGTGAGCACACCCAAGATTTTGAGCAGGATGAGGAAGATCCCAACTATGGCTGGCATGGCCTACCCTCCGAAGAAGACGACGAACTACCGCGTAAGTTCTATGTAGATGGAGACACCGAAGAAATTGTTGATGAACGGCGCTACGACCTGACCGAGGATCAGCAACTTCAGCTATCCCGACTAGTGGACTTTACACGGGAGGAGGTCAGAACGCTATATCGCTCCTCAGTAGAAATACAGCAGCGTTGGGTAGACCCAGGGCAAAGGTCAGAAATTCTCGACCTACTGGCAGAACGAGGCATCAACTTTGAAGACCTGAAGGAAGTTGCTGGCTTACCTGATGTTGATCCCTTGGACCTGCTGTGCCACATTGCCTTTGATGAGCCTGCTTTGACCTATCGGCAACGAGCAGAGAAGCTAAAACGTCGCAGTCCTGACATTTTCACTCGCTACGGTGAAGATGCCAGGGTGATTTTGGAGACTTTGCTAGACAAGTATGCCGAGCATGGCGTGAGCGAGCTGGATGTGCCAACAACCTTCAAGGTCAATTTCCCGGGATACAACCTTCAGGAGATTGCTGACAAGTTTGGCGGGGTAGAGCGGTTGCAAGCGGCAATGCTACAACTCCAAAATCTCCTGTATTCTGCTTAG
- the ychF gene encoding redox-regulated ATPase YchF has product MLRAGIVGLPNVGKSTLFNALVANAKAQAANFPFCTIEPNVGVVAVPDERLAVLAKISASEQIVPTRVEFVDIAGLVKGASKGEGLGNQFLANIREVDAIVHVVRCFDDDDIIHVAGSVDPVRDIEVINLELALADLSQVERRIDRIRKQARSSKEAQTELTILEKIAAVLNEGKAARHVELHPEEEEPLIRALGLLTRKPIIYAANVAEDDLASGNEWVEQVRAIAGQENAQVVIVSAQVESELVEIPIEERADFLESLGVSEGGLQSLIRATYELLGLRTYFTTGPKETRAWTIHAGMTAPQAAGVIHTDFERGFIRAETVAYSDLVSSGAMAGAKEKGLVRSEGKEYVVQEGDVMLFRFNV; this is encoded by the coding sequence ATGCTGAGAGCCGGAATTGTTGGCCTGCCCAACGTCGGAAAATCAACTCTGTTCAATGCCCTGGTTGCCAACGCCAAAGCCCAAGCAGCCAACTTCCCCTTCTGCACCATCGAGCCCAACGTCGGCGTCGTCGCCGTGCCCGATGAGCGGCTCGCAGTCCTCGCCAAAATTTCCGCCTCCGAGCAGATCGTCCCCACCCGCGTCGAGTTTGTGGACATCGCCGGCCTGGTCAAAGGCGCGAGCAAAGGGGAAGGCCTCGGAAACCAGTTTTTGGCCAATATCCGCGAAGTAGACGCTATCGTCCACGTCGTGCGCTGCTTTGACGATGACGACATCATTCACGTGGCAGGCTCGGTCGATCCGGTCCGCGACATCGAGGTCATCAACCTAGAGCTGGCCCTCGCCGACCTCAGCCAAGTGGAGCGCCGCATCGATCGCATCCGCAAGCAGGCCCGCAGCAGCAAAGAGGCCCAAACCGAGCTGACCATTCTCGAAAAGATCGCCGCCGTCCTCAACGAAGGCAAAGCGGCCCGCCACGTGGAGCTGCATCCCGAGGAAGAAGAGCCCCTGATCCGCGCCCTGGGTCTGCTCACCCGTAAGCCGATCATTTACGCTGCGAACGTCGCCGAAGATGACCTCGCCAGCGGCAATGAGTGGGTGGAGCAGGTGCGGGCGATCGCCGGTCAAGAAAACGCCCAAGTCGTCATCGTATCGGCCCAGGTCGAGTCCGAGCTGGTGGAAATCCCCATCGAAGAGCGCGCCGACTTCCTCGAATCCCTCGGCGTCAGCGAAGGCGGCCTCCAGTCCCTAATCCGCGCGACCTACGAGCTGCTGGGCCTGCGCACCTACTTCACCACCGGCCCCAAGGAAACGCGCGCCTGGACCATCCACGCTGGCATGACCGCGCCCCAGGCCGCCGGCGTCATCCACACCGACTTTGAGCGCGGCTTTATCCGAGCGGAAACCGTCGCCTACAGCGACCTGGTGAGCAGTGGCGCAATGGCCGGGGCCAAAGAAAAGGGCCTCGTGCGCAGCGAAGGCAAAGAGTACGTCGTGCAAGAAGGCGACGTCATGCTGTTCCGGTTCAACGTTTAG
- a CDS encoding S-(hydroxymethyl)glutathione dehydrogenase/class III alcohol dehydrogenase: protein MEIRAAVAYEPGKPLTIETVHLEGPKEGEVLVELKATGVCHTDAYTLSGADPEGLFPAILGHEGAGVVVEVGPGVKSLKPGDHVIPLYTPECRNCEYCLSGKTNLCQAIRTTQGKGLMPDGTSRFSVGKQKIHHYMGTSTFASHTVLPEIALAKIREDAPFDKVCLIGCGVTTGIGAVINTAKVEPGANVVVFGLGGIGLNVIQAARMVGANMIVGVDLNPAKRPLAEKFGMTHFVNPSEVEGDLVPYLVDLTKGGADYSFECIGNVNVMRQALECCHKGWGVSVIIGVAGAGQEISTRPFQLVTGRVWKGTAFGGAKGRTDVPKIVDWYMNGKIDIDSLVTHTMPLDQINDAFDLMHRGESIRSVITL, encoded by the coding sequence ATGGAAATCAGAGCCGCTGTCGCCTACGAACCCGGTAAACCCCTCACCATCGAGACCGTCCACCTCGAAGGCCCCAAAGAAGGCGAAGTCCTCGTCGAGCTCAAAGCCACCGGCGTCTGCCACACCGACGCCTACACCCTTTCGGGGGCAGATCCTGAGGGCCTCTTCCCCGCCATCCTCGGCCACGAAGGCGCAGGCGTCGTCGTCGAAGTCGGCCCCGGCGTCAAAAGCCTGAAACCTGGCGATCACGTCATTCCCCTCTACACCCCTGAGTGCCGCAACTGCGAATACTGCCTCAGCGGCAAAACCAACCTTTGCCAAGCCATCCGCACCACCCAGGGCAAAGGCCTGATGCCCGACGGCACCAGCCGCTTCTCCGTCGGCAAGCAAAAAATCCACCACTACATGGGCACCTCGACCTTTGCGAGCCACACGGTCCTGCCCGAAATCGCCCTCGCCAAAATCCGCGAAGACGCTCCCTTTGACAAAGTCTGCCTGATTGGCTGCGGCGTCACCACAGGCATCGGCGCCGTCATCAACACCGCTAAGGTCGAGCCCGGCGCCAACGTCGTCGTCTTCGGGCTGGGGGGCATCGGCCTGAACGTGATCCAGGCGGCCCGCATGGTGGGAGCCAACATGATCGTCGGCGTCGACCTCAACCCCGCCAAGCGGCCCCTAGCCGAAAAGTTTGGCATGACCCACTTCGTCAACCCCTCAGAGGTCGAAGGAGATCTCGTTCCTTACTTGGTCGACCTGACCAAGGGCGGCGCGGACTATAGCTTTGAGTGCATCGGCAACGTGAACGTGATGCGCCAGGCCCTCGAGTGCTGCCACAAGGGCTGGGGCGTCAGCGTGATCATCGGCGTCGCCGGAGCGGGCCAGGAAATCAGCACCCGGCCTTTCCAGCTGGTGACGGGCCGCGTCTGGAAGGGGACCGCCTTCGGGGGCGCCAAGGGCCGCACCGACGTGCCCAAAATCGTCGACTGGTACATGAACGGCAAGATCGACATCGACTCGCTGGTCACCCACACCATGCCCCTGGATCAAATCAACGACGCCTTTGACCTGATGCACCGGGGCGAGTCGATCCGCAGCGTGATCACGCTATAG
- a CDS encoding ParA family protein, with protein MAHIIATVNMKGGVGKTTLTVNLATCLAKNHGKRVLVVDLDTQISATLSMIPPQEFSKLRKGRRTLKQLIQEVVQPTPVSQSPALESRSVLTVNDTIHPYVATVKGLDLLPGDIDLYDDFLISRTLHHKTVRDAHDNFEQAWNTLEQQLLHEILKPVIKDYDFIILDCAPGYNLLTRSALVSSDFYLLPARPEPLSLIGIQLLERRIEKLREAHQELGHAIKIKLLGVVFTLSGNLITGRYYQQVMRRVTEEFTTDKIFGTRIPVDVSVSKAVDGFTPVVISNPQSAGARAFTKLGQEFLAKMATATGERRSPTKVDFQDFE; from the coding sequence ATGGCACACATCATTGCCACCGTTAACATGAAAGGCGGCGTCGGCAAAACCACGCTCACGGTCAACCTTGCTACCTGTCTTGCCAAGAATCACGGCAAGCGCGTTTTGGTGGTTGATTTGGACACCCAGATCAGCGCCACGCTGAGTATGATTCCTCCCCAAGAATTCTCGAAGCTGCGCAAGGGCCGCCGCACCCTCAAGCAGCTGATCCAAGAGGTGGTGCAGCCGACGCCAGTTTCCCAGAGCCCCGCCCTCGAGAGCCGCTCAGTCCTGACGGTCAATGACACCATCCACCCCTACGTGGCCACGGTCAAGGGCCTTGATCTCCTACCGGGCGACATCGACCTATATGACGACTTCTTGATTTCGCGGACGCTCCACCACAAGACTGTTCGGGATGCCCACGACAACTTCGAGCAGGCCTGGAACACCCTTGAGCAGCAGTTGCTGCACGAGATTCTCAAGCCCGTGATCAAGGACTACGATTTCATCATTTTGGACTGTGCACCGGGCTACAACTTGCTGACCCGCAGCGCCCTGGTGAGCAGCGATTTTTATCTGCTGCCGGCGCGGCCTGAGCCCCTGTCGCTGATCGGGATCCAGCTCCTAGAGCGGCGCATCGAGAAGCTGCGCGAGGCCCACCAGGAGCTCGGCCACGCCATCAAGATCAAGCTGCTGGGAGTCGTTTTCACGCTGTCGGGGAACCTGATCACGGGGCGCTACTACCAGCAAGTGATGCGGCGGGTGACGGAGGAGTTCACCACAGACAAGATCTTCGGGACGCGAATTCCCGTTGATGTGAGCGTGTCCAAGGCGGTGGATGGGTTTACGCCAGTGGTGATTTCCAATCCCCAGTCGGCGGGGGCGCGGGCCTTTACGAAGCTGGGCCAAGAGTTCTTGGCGAAGATGGCAACGGCAACCGGAGAGCGGCGATCGCCCACCAAAGTGGACTTCCAAGACTTCGAATAA
- a CDS encoding superoxide dismutase family protein, with protein MKIIFKRIFAFTAALILGFFGASGLFSGQAAIAAPVVAKAIIQGTSESGDVTGEAWFRETASGLEIRAVLDNAPDGKHGFHIHEFGSCAKRGTAAGGHYNPDGVKHGYLPKDGFQNAHAGDLGNIEVNQKGEATYEVTVPGLALSSGPYAIAGRALIIHADEDDFGQPVGNAGDRIGCGTIVISSPDAA; from the coding sequence ATGAAAATCATTTTCAAGCGCATCTTTGCTTTCACCGCAGCCCTGATTCTCGGATTTTTCGGCGCAAGCGGCTTGTTTTCGGGGCAGGCGGCGATCGCCGCTCCCGTCGTGGCCAAAGCCATTATTCAAGGCACCTCCGAATCGGGCGATGTGACCGGTGAAGCCTGGTTTCGCGAAACGGCCAGCGGCCTGGAAATTCGGGCTGTCCTGGACAACGCGCCCGATGGCAAGCACGGCTTTCACATTCACGAGTTTGGGAGCTGCGCCAAGCGGGGCACCGCCGCAGGCGGCCACTACAACCCCGACGGCGTGAAGCACGGCTACTTGCCCAAGGACGGCTTCCAGAATGCCCACGCGGGCGACCTGGGCAACATCGAGGTCAACCAAAAAGGCGAGGCCACCTATGAGGTGACCGTGCCCGGTCTGGCCCTCAGCTCTGGCCCCTACGCGATCGCCGGTCGCGCCCTGATTATTCACGCTGATGAAGACGACTTTGGCCAGCCTGTCGGCAATGCGGGCGATCGCATCGGCTGCGGCACCATTGTGATCAGCAGCCCCGACGCAGCCTAG
- a CDS encoding DUF1802 family protein: MPSIDSALCLPLLEIFSLAQGRIIVALPGIFISPGRCFAIHPVSQEIPDFDQANGYQPGLLAMAQSAEFKKFQAESVGHLWAQCDACQVVDPAEIGAHQLFAWTAWNQTEFQARLANLKPVFWAYLRLFRSPDRYEVNETKNGKFVPLAHPIKIDESQSVLSQEAFAERCQRIKERSQPDHTAIAGIHDALMTTQSVASETDSLIIKIRDFLGWSPLEQSPASPEENWADLIVALGDRSLENKQKKSNYQAGTDFENIVRQSLDFLGFRLDEAYRGGAGGLDLFCSAPYPMAVECKSGKTIPDQTAEELDRIGKRHLEGRYLEAVRLIIGPGKPTKNLKQSALISKISIIHPMSLQQLVKLHQNYPGSVNLVELKNKLNFGQSDEAIQAYINEILERLQLRSHIVASIKELEKFEKKAFPALEVKAHYNAAFARETGRPLNDQQVYELLIELSSPLAGYVGREGDRFYFLRDLVIELPAKAPL, encoded by the coding sequence ATGCCTTCCATTGATTCAGCCCTGTGTCTACCACTATTGGAAATTTTTTCCCTTGCTCAGGGCCGTATAATCGTTGCTCTGCCTGGAATTTTTATTAGTCCAGGCAGATGCTTTGCGATTCATCCAGTTAGCCAAGAGATACCAGATTTCGACCAGGCAAATGGGTATCAGCCCGGTCTTTTGGCAATGGCGCAAAGCGCTGAATTCAAGAAGTTTCAGGCTGAGTCGGTGGGGCATTTGTGGGCGCAGTGTGATGCGTGCCAAGTGGTCGACCCTGCGGAGATTGGGGCTCACCAACTTTTTGCCTGGACTGCTTGGAACCAGACTGAATTTCAAGCCCGCCTGGCGAACCTAAAACCTGTTTTCTGGGCTTATTTACGCCTGTTTCGATCGCCAGATCGCTATGAAGTCAATGAAACAAAAAATGGAAAGTTCGTACCTCTAGCACATCCCATCAAAATCGACGAAAGCCAGAGCGTTTTATCTCAAGAGGCTTTTGCGGAGCGTTGCCAGCGTATCAAAGAGCGATCGCAACCAGACCACACGGCGATCGCAGGGATTCACGACGCTCTGATGACCACTCAATCAGTGGCCTCAGAAACAGATTCGCTAATTATCAAAATTCGTGATTTCCTGGGCTGGTCTCCGCTTGAGCAATCGCCAGCAAGCCCAGAAGAAAACTGGGCAGATCTCATCGTCGCGTTGGGCGATCGCAGCCTCGAAAATAAGCAGAAAAAAAGTAACTACCAGGCAGGTACTGACTTTGAAAATATTGTCCGACAGAGTCTAGATTTTTTGGGCTTCCGGCTCGATGAAGCCTATCGGGGTGGTGCTGGAGGACTGGATCTGTTCTGCTCTGCTCCCTATCCCATGGCGGTGGAGTGCAAATCTGGTAAAACCATTCCCGATCAAACGGCTGAAGAGCTTGATCGAATTGGTAAGCGCCACTTAGAGGGGCGATATTTAGAGGCTGTTCGGCTGATCATTGGGCCTGGTAAGCCAACAAAAAACCTAAAGCAATCAGCCCTTATTTCTAAGATTTCAATTATTCATCCCATGTCTCTACAGCAGTTGGTCAAGCTTCATCAAAACTATCCTGGCTCAGTCAACTTGGTTGAGCTAAAAAATAAATTGAATTTTGGCCAAAGCGATGAAGCAATTCAGGCCTATATTAATGAAATTCTAGAGCGGCTTCAATTGCGATCGCACATAGTTGCCTCTATCAAAGAACTAGAAAAATTCGAGAAAAAAGCCTTTCCAGCTTTAGAAGTAAAGGCCCATTACAACGCTGCCTTCGCGAGGGAAACAGGCCGCCCGTTAAACGATCAGCAAGTTTATGAGCTGTTGATTGAGCTTTCGTCGCCTCTGGCGGGATATGTGGGTCGAGAGGGCGATCGCTTTTATTTCCTGCGAGATCTCGTGATCGAACTCCCAGCAAAAGCCCCGCTCTAG